A region of Natribaculum luteum DNA encodes the following proteins:
- a CDS encoding right-handed parallel beta-helix repeat-containing protein has protein sequence MADNQRSRRQTSDSSNGDSGGVPRRSYLRVLGALGGAGLVSAYATSDRSGVVAAQQDERADPRRLTVADSGTTVADGVSHLDFADGLSAVESEAGVRIDADGDSATNPHVVDVSDDLGVEPEQDDVWGAIYDHYSSFDDPTDRCHEYVIPSGTWYVETDDIELFAHEYFGVVGEPFAVLEVTDQDVDRMMTVGTIDESLPHAQRTVMKNLRVDIRGEYDTGIGRWHTYGYGHVENVELRGRRDRLNPEYGGDRHTLKVDGIRPEATNAIRNVRFTHGDTNYESRDTGVGHAIPFAAEIYHRGTNIWEQCQVSGFLDNGIYVSNNSGRNLVVGCRAHNNAGANVRVGPNDVVLNTKIVMDEHPGQPWAGLWLDGEISGGGQVVDGLHCINHVRKNTEIVRCTQAGPARLSNVHITDDGGDGRAIRVSDDAATRTTFENCTITDRSSPTVSDYAVYVRSSNVVFRDCSFDHTSQSDASRNGIFVDARGDAVDQLVLDNCEVDADVASLRFSDGGVDHTVDQSIFRALVTSDADATLSNVLWTGNRHYGETNFAGVRSDWKGDFNWGFEV, from the coding sequence ATGGCCGACAATCAACGGAGCCGACGGCAGACCAGCGACAGTAGCAACGGCGACAGTGGCGGCGTCCCGCGACGATCGTACCTGCGAGTGCTCGGGGCACTCGGTGGTGCCGGACTCGTTAGCGCGTACGCGACCAGTGACCGATCGGGCGTCGTCGCCGCACAGCAAGACGAGCGGGCCGATCCGCGACGACTGACGGTCGCGGATTCGGGAACGACCGTCGCCGACGGCGTTTCCCACCTCGACTTCGCCGACGGGCTCTCGGCCGTCGAGAGCGAAGCCGGCGTGCGAATCGACGCCGACGGCGATTCCGCGACGAATCCGCACGTCGTCGACGTGAGCGACGACCTGGGCGTCGAGCCCGAACAGGACGACGTCTGGGGTGCGATCTACGACCACTACTCGTCGTTCGACGACCCGACCGACCGCTGTCACGAGTACGTGATTCCGTCGGGAACGTGGTACGTCGAGACCGACGACATCGAACTGTTCGCACACGAGTACTTCGGCGTCGTCGGTGAACCGTTCGCCGTCCTCGAGGTCACCGACCAGGACGTCGACCGCATGATGACCGTCGGGACGATCGACGAGTCGCTCCCGCACGCCCAGCGGACGGTGATGAAGAACCTCCGCGTCGACATTCGCGGCGAGTACGACACCGGTATCGGACGGTGGCACACCTACGGGTACGGCCACGTCGAGAACGTCGAACTCCGCGGGCGACGCGACAGGCTCAACCCCGAGTACGGCGGCGACCGACACACCCTGAAAGTCGACGGTATCCGCCCCGAGGCGACGAACGCGATCAGAAACGTTCGATTCACCCACGGCGATACGAATTACGAGTCGCGAGACACGGGCGTCGGTCACGCGATCCCCTTCGCCGCCGAAATCTACCACAGGGGAACGAACATCTGGGAACAATGCCAGGTTTCGGGGTTCCTCGACAACGGGATCTACGTCTCGAACAACTCCGGACGGAACCTCGTCGTCGGTTGTCGTGCGCACAACAATGCCGGCGCGAACGTTCGCGTCGGTCCGAACGACGTCGTGCTCAACACCAAGATCGTAATGGACGAACACCCGGGCCAGCCGTGGGCTGGACTCTGGCTCGACGGTGAAATTTCCGGTGGCGGACAGGTCGTCGATGGCCTACACTGCATCAATCACGTCCGGAAGAACACCGAGATCGTCCGCTGTACGCAGGCCGGCCCGGCCAGACTGTCGAACGTCCACATCACCGACGACGGCGGCGACGGACGGGCGATCCGCGTCAGCGACGACGCCGCGACGCGAACGACGTTCGAGAACTGTACGATCACCGACCGCTCGAGTCCGACGGTCTCCGACTACGCGGTGTACGTCCGCTCGTCGAACGTCGTCTTCCGGGACTGTTCGTTCGACCACACCTCGCAGTCCGACGCGAGTCGCAACGGAATCTTCGTCGACGCTCGAGGCGACGCCGTCGATCAACTCGTCCTCGACAACTGTGAGGTCGACGCCGACGTTGCGAGTCTCCGGTTTTCCGACGGCGGTGTGGATCACACCGTCGACCAGTCGATCTTCCGGGCGCTCGTGACGAGCGACGCCGACGCGACCCTCTCGAACGTCCTGTGGACCGGCAACCGCCACTACGGCGAGACGAACTTCGCCGGCGTGCGGTCAGACTGGAAGGGCGACTTTAACTGGGGATTCGAGGTCTGA
- a CDS encoding (R)-citramalate synthase: MVGRDGLDGDDDRTVKLLDTTLRDGEQAPGVSLSPDEKVEIARALERAGVDVIEAGSACTGPGERQGISRVTDLDLDARVTSFCRGLKNDVDLALDCDVDGIHLVVPASDRHVEGKVGSTRESNLETTAELVAYAKDNDLWVEVIGEDGSRADLDYLEELMETALEAGADRICFADTVGHTGPERTYEAVSRLAELGPVSAHTHDDLGLGVTNALAAIAAGADMVHCTVNGLGERAGNVALEEVAIALSHVYGVETLELEEVYDLAQIVSRTTGVALPPNKAVIGENAFTHESGIHTDGTLKDEKMYEPYAPETVGRERRLALGKHTGRAGVEATLEEHGVEATDDEVAEIATRVTELGDRGRRVTDADLLAIAEDVTGDDRERTVELRDLTATSGGAVPTASVRLDVAGEERVAAGTGSGPVDAAVSAVREALGSAADAELDSYHVDAVTGGTDAVVTVEVTMSRDDRSVTVARSEGDITRASVQAMVDALDRLLENERDLTVPADD; encoded by the coding sequence ATGGTAGGCCGTGACGGACTCGACGGAGACGACGATCGGACTGTTAAACTGCTCGACACGACGCTTCGTGACGGTGAGCAAGCGCCAGGCGTCTCGCTGTCACCCGACGAGAAAGTCGAAATCGCCCGCGCGCTAGAGCGTGCCGGCGTCGACGTGATCGAAGCCGGCAGCGCCTGCACCGGCCCCGGCGAACGCCAGGGCATCTCCCGCGTGACCGACCTCGACCTGGACGCTCGAGTGACGAGCTTCTGTCGTGGACTGAAAAACGACGTCGACCTCGCACTCGACTGTGACGTCGACGGCATCCACCTCGTCGTTCCGGCGAGCGACCGCCACGTCGAGGGGAAAGTCGGTAGCACCCGCGAGAGCAACCTCGAGACGACCGCGGAACTCGTCGCGTACGCGAAAGACAACGATCTCTGGGTCGAGGTCATCGGCGAGGACGGCTCGCGGGCCGACCTCGACTACCTCGAGGAGCTGATGGAGACGGCACTCGAGGCCGGCGCAGATCGAATCTGTTTCGCCGACACGGTCGGCCACACGGGTCCCGAACGGACCTACGAGGCCGTCTCGCGACTGGCGGAACTCGGGCCCGTAAGCGCCCACACCCACGACGACCTCGGACTCGGCGTGACCAACGCGCTCGCCGCGATCGCCGCCGGTGCGGACATGGTCCACTGTACCGTCAACGGGCTGGGCGAGCGCGCCGGCAACGTCGCCCTGGAGGAGGTCGCGATCGCCCTCTCGCACGTTTACGGCGTCGAGACGCTCGAACTCGAGGAGGTGTACGACCTCGCACAGATCGTCTCGCGAACGACCGGCGTCGCGCTCCCCCCGAACAAAGCGGTCATCGGCGAGAACGCCTTCACCCACGAGAGCGGCATCCACACCGACGGCACGCTCAAAGACGAGAAGATGTACGAGCCCTACGCTCCCGAGACCGTCGGCCGGGAGCGACGGCTCGCCCTCGGCAAACACACCGGCCGTGCTGGCGTCGAGGCCACGCTCGAGGAACACGGCGTCGAGGCGACCGACGACGAGGTCGCCGAAATCGCCACTCGAGTCACGGAACTCGGCGACCGCGGCCGTCGGGTCACCGACGCCGACCTGCTCGCGATCGCAGAGGACGTCACCGGTGACGACCGCGAGCGAACCGTCGAACTGCGCGATCTCACCGCGACCAGCGGCGGTGCGGTCCCGACCGCCAGCGTCAGACTCGACGTCGCCGGCGAGGAACGCGTCGCCGCCGGAACCGGTTCCGGCCCCGTCGACGCGGCCGTCTCCGCCGTTCGCGAGGCGCTCGGCTCGGCCGCCGACGCCGAACTCGACTCGTACCACGTCGACGCCGTCACCGGCGGCACCGACGCCGTCGTCACCGTCGAGGTGACGATGTCTCGCGACGATCGCAGCGTCACCGTTGCCAGAAGCGAAGGCGACATCACCCGCGCGAGCGTCCAGGCGATGGTCGACGCGCTCGACCGCTTACTCGAGAACGAGCGGGACCTGACGGTGCCGGCAGACGACTAG